The Streptomyces sp. M92 nucleotide sequence CCGGGCGTCCCGGTGGCCGCGTGCCGCGCCGCCCTCCCCCAGCGCGTCAACGCCTCCCAGGTCCCCCACGCCCCTGCCGCGGCAGCCCCAGGTCGGTCGCGGCCGCCGAGTCGCCGTACTCCCGTACCGCGCTCGTCCGTGCGACCACGCGCCCCCGGTGCACCACGATCCGGCTGTACGCCAGCGACAGTGCCCCCGCCAGCCGGTCCCCGCGCACCGCGAGGAGTTCGGCCGGGAAGCCCGCCTCCACCCGTACCTCGGGCAGCCCCAGGGCCGTCCGTGCCGCCGCGCTCACCGCGTCGTAGGCGTCCTCGGGACGCAGCCCGTGACGCGAGGCCAGCAGGTACGCCGCCTCCAGGGGGTCGCCGCGCCCGACCGGGTTCGACACGTCCCGCAGGGCGCCGCTCCCGGCGGTGACCCGCACGCCGGCCGCGCGCAGCAGCCGTACCGGGGCCGTGCCGTCGCGGCCTTCCACGGCGCCGCAGGTGCCCTGCGGGAGGCACACCACGGTCACTCCGGCCGCGGCGAGGCGGTCCGCCGCCCGGGCGGCCACGTCGGAGGGGAGCCGGGCGAGGCCCTCGCAGGGGCTCAGGGTCACCCCGGGGCGCAGTCCGCCCGCCATCGCCGCCAGCCGGGCCAGTCGTGCGGGGTCGGCGGCGTCCGTGTGCAGGTCGACCGGGCAGCCGTGCTCGGCGGCGACCTCGAGGACCGCCTCCACGTACCCCGTCGGATCGGGGTCCAGGTCCGGGCAGCCGCCCACCGCGTCCGCGCCCATCTTGACCGCGTCCCGCAGCAGCGCCAGCCCGTCGGCGCCGGCCGCCCCGGTCAGCACCCTCGGCATCGCCACCGTGGTCAGGTCGGTCAGCCCGCGCAGCGAGCGCCGGGCCCGCAGTACGCCGATCAGCGCGCCGAGCCCCGGAACGTCGCCCACGCGTACGTGCGCCCGCAGCGCCGTCGCCCCGTGCCCCAGCTGGAGCAGGGCGGCCTCGGTGGCCCGCCGCTGGACGTCCGGCGGGTCGCAGGAGACGGGGCCCGGAGTCTCGCCCGTAAGCGCGGTGTCGCCGTGGACGTGGGGGTCGGCGGGGGCGGGCAGGAGCAGGTAGCCGCCGAGGTCCACGCGCGCGCCCGGGCCGCAGGCTCGGGCCGGGGACAGGCTGCCGGCCGTGCCGACCGCCTCGATGCGTCCGCCGTGCAGCCGTACGTCCACGGTCCGGCCGTCGGTCAGGCGTGCCCCGGCCAGCAGGAGCGAGCCGGGACCGGCGGCACCGGAGGGGGAGGGCGAGGGGGACGGCTGCGGCTGGCTGTCGGGCATCGCGCTCCTCTGGGCTCGGGGCTGCGCAGTGGGGGACGCAAGATCACGCAGAGTGAGTCGAGCCTAGGACGGTGATCAGCTCGTGGCGCGGAGGAGCGCAATAGTCGTACCGGCGCGGGCCGTCGCTCCACGGTGGTCGGGACGGGCCGGGGCAGGGGCGGCGAAACGGATTTGGGCGAACGGCGGGCGACCGTGTAATGTCTTCATCGCTCGCCCCAATAGCTCAGTCGGCAGAGCGTCTCCATGGTAAGGAGAAGGTCAACGGTTCGATTCCGTTTTGGGGCTCTGGTGTGAGAGGTTCCCGCCGCGAGGCGGGGCCCGATCGCATCACAGCGGTGTAGCTCAGTCGGTAGAGCAAGCGGCTCATAATCGCTGTGTCACCGGTTCAAGTCCGGTCACCGCTACTCCTAGTAGCCGATTGCGGGGTCGGTCCTTCAATCGGCTACTCTTTCCTGCGTTAATACCATCAATCCGTTCGTCAAGGAGCACTCACGTGGCTGCCACCGACGTCCGCCCGAAGATCACGCTGGCCTGCGTGGAGTGCAAGGAGCGGAACTACATCACCAAGAAGAACCGGCGTAACAACCCGGACCGACTGGAGATGAAGAAGCACTGCCCGCGTTGCAACGCGCACACCGCGCACCGCGAAACGCGATAAATCAGGCTCGTACGTGAGGCCGTCCCCGAAGCTCGGGGGCGGCCTCACGTCGTTTCGACTCTCGCGGGCAGACATTCGCATGCAGACTTCGCAGGCGACCGCAGCAGGCAGACAGAGACCAGCAGGAGGTGCCGAGCCCATGGCGCTCGACCAGTCCTTCGTGGGGCGGACCTATCCGCCCACCGAGCCCTACGAGGTGGGCCGGGAGAAGATCCGTGAGTTCGCGGAGGCGGTGGGGGACGCGAACCCGGCGTACACGGACGCCGAGGCCGCCAAGGCGCTCGGCCATCCGGACGTGATCGCGCCGCCGACCTTCGTGTTCTCCGTCACGTTCCGTGCGGCCGCGCAGGTCATCGAGGACCCGCGGCTCGGTCTGGACTACAGCCGGGTGGTGCACGGCGACCAGAAGTTCGCCTACTCCCGCCCGGTGCGCGCCGGTGACCGGCTGAGCGTCACCTCGTCCATCGAGGCGGTCAAGTCGATGGCGGGCAACGACATCCTGGACATCCGCGGTGAGGTCCACGACGAGGCCGGCGAGCACGTCGTGACCACGTGGATCAAGCTGGTGGCCCGCGCGGCCGAGGGGGCGTGAGCATTCGATGACGGCGAAGATCTCCTACTCCGACGTCGAGGTCGGCACCGAGCTGCCCGCCCAGAGCTTCCCGGTGGACCGCGCCACGCTCGTCCGGTACGCGGGCGCCTCCGGCGACTTCAACCCCATCCACTGGAACGAGAAGTTCGCCAAGGAGGTCGGCCTCCCGGACGTCATCGCGCACGGCATGTTCACCATGGCCGAGGCGATCCGTGTGGTCACCGACTGGACCGGTGACCCGGGCTCGGTCGTCGAGTACGGCGTCCGCTTCACCAAGCCCGTCGTCGTCCCGAACGACGACAAGGGGGCCGTCATCGAGGTCAGCGGCAAGGTCGCCGCCAAGCTGGACGACAACACCGTCCGCGTCGACCTGACGGCGACCAGTGCCGGTCAGAAGGTGCTGGGCATGTCCCGCGCGGTCGTACGACTGGCCTGACGCCGACAGGCGTGTCCGGCAGGGGTAAGGGGCGTCCTCCATTGAGGTGCGCCCCTTACGTGTGCCCGCAGTCCCGTCAGCGGTTGACCAGTTAGTGATTGAGTACTAACTTACTCGTCATGGTCAGGATGAGCGCAGAAGAGAGGCGCGAGAGCGTCATCCGCGCGGCGATGAGCGAGTTCGCCCGGGGCGGCTACTACGGCACGTCTACCGAGGCCATCGCCAAGCGGGTGGGGGTCTCCCAGCCGTACCTCTTCCGGCTCTTCCCGGGCAAGAAGGCGATTTTCCTGGCAGTGGTCGAGCGGTGCTTCCAGGATGCGCGCAGCGTCTTCGTGGACGCCTCCGATGGCCTCCACGGCGAAGAGGCGCTGCACGCCATGGCGAACGCCTACACGCAGCTGATCACCGAGCAGCCCGAGAAGCTCCAGATGCAGTTGCAGACGTACGTGGCGGTGGCGGCGGCCGAAGCCGCCGGGGACCTCGAGTTCGGCGAGATGGTCCGTGAGTACTGGATGGACCTCTTCGACGCCGTCCACGTGCCGCTCGGTGGCGACGTGGGTGAGACGACGACCTTCATGGCGTACGGCATGCTCGTCAACGCCCTGGTCGGCATGGGCTTCCCGCCGGAGCACCGGATCTGGGAGGGCTTCTACATCTCGGCGAGGGCCAAGGCCGGTCAGGGCGAGGTGTAGCTTCACGACGCCCCGCGCGGGCTTGCCCTTCACCTGCGTCTCCGCATGACCGCAGAAGTTAGTCATCAATTACTAATCTACAGACGTCCGACGCAAGCAGTGCACACCCTCTGGGGGAGAGATGTCACAGCACGGCACACAAGGGAGCGCCCGCCGCGGGGGAACGGCCTGGGCCCTCGTCATCACCAGCGTCGCCGGTTTCATGGCGGCCCTGGACAACCTCGTCGTCACCACCGCCCTGCCCGCCATCCGCGAGGACCTGGGCGGCGCGCTGCACGACCTCGAATGGACCGTGAGCGCCTACACGCTCACCTTCGCCGTCCTCCTGATGTTCGGCGCGGCCCTCGGCGACCGCTTCGGCCGCCGCAGGCTGTTCCTCGTCGGCATCACCGTCTTCACCGCGGCCTCCGCCGCCGCGGCCATGGCCCCCGGCATCGACTCGCTGATCGCCGCCCGCGCGGTGCAGGGCGTCGGCGCGGCCATCATGATGCCGCTCACCCTGACCCTGCTGACGGCCGCCGTGCCCGCCGAACGACGCGGGATGGCGTACGGCATCTGGGGCGCCGTCAACGGCCTCGCCGTCGCCTCGGGTCCGCTGGTCGGCGGCAGCCTGACCGAGCACATCTCCTGGCAGTGGATCTTCTGGCTGAACGTCCCGCTGGGCCTGGCCCTCCTGCCGCTCGCCCGCCTCCGCCTCGCCGAGTCCCACGGCACCGGCGCCCCGCTCGACCTCCCCGGCACGCTGCTCGCCAGCGGCGGACTTTTCGGCGTCGTCTACGGCCTGGTCCGCGGGCCCGTCGACGGCTGGACCGGTCCGGTGGTGCTGACCAGCCTGTTCGCGGGCGCCGCGCTCCTCGTCGCCTTCGTCCTCTACAGCACCCGGGCGAGGAACCCCATGCTCCCGATGCGGCTGTTCCGCTCCCGCGCCTTCGCCGGTGTCAACGCGGCGAGCCTGCTGATGTTCCTGGGGATGTTCGGCTCGATCTTCCTGCTCAGCCAGTACATGCAGAACGTGCTCGGCTACACGCCCACCGAGGCGGGCCTGCGCATGCTGCCCTGGACCGGCATGCCGATGCTGGTCGCGCCGCTCGCGGGAATCCTCTCGGACCGGATCGGCGGCCGCCCGGTCGTCGCGGCCGGCCTCTTCCTCCAGGCGGCCGGACTCGGCTACCTCGCCTCCGTGGTCACCGACGACGTCACTTACGCCGCCCAGCTGCCCGGCCTGATCCTCAGCGGCATCGGCATGGCCCTCTTCTTCGCCCCGGCCTCCGCCCTGGTGATGTCCAGCGTCGTCCCGAGGGAACAGGGCATCGCCTCGGGCGCCAACAACGCCCTGCGCGAGGTGGGCGGCGCGCTCGGCATCGCGGTGATGTCCTCGATCTTCGCGGCCCAGGGCGGCTACGGGTCCGCGCAGTCCTTCGTCGACGGGCTGCGGCCCGCGATCGCGGTGGGCGCCGCGGTCGTCGCCCTCGCGGGCGTCGCGGCCCTGCTGATCCCGGCCCGCCGCGGGAACGGCGCGGCACCCACGGGCCACCGCCAGGCCCAGTCGCCCACCGCCCCGGCACCCCTCCCGCCCGCCGAAGCGGCCACCCACTGACCGTCGGCGCGCTGGAGTGCCCGACCCGAACCGAGGAACGCCCCGGCCGACCGGCCGGGGCGTTTCCCGCTGCCCAGCCCTGTCACCGCCGTCTCGTACTCTTGACCGCGTGCAGGAACTCCACGACGCCCCCCTCGCCCCGCTGACCACCTTCCGGCTGGGCGGCCCCGCGACCCGCCTGATCACGGCCACCACCGATGCCGACGTCATCGCCGCCGTCCGCGAGGCCGACGACACCGGCACGCCCCTGCTGCTCATCGGCGGCGGGTCCAACCTGGTCATCGGGGACAAGGGCTTCGACGGCACCGCCCTGCACATCGCCACGCGCGGCCTCACCCTCGACGGCACGACGCTCACCGTGGCGGCCGGCGAGATCTGGACCGACGCCGTCGCCCGCACCGTCGAGGCCGGACTCGCCGGCGTCGAGTGCCTGGCCGGCATCCCCGGCTCGGCGGGCGCCACCCCCATCCAGAACGTCGGCGCGTACGGCCAGGAGGTCTCCTCGACGATCACCGAGGTCGCCGCCTACGACCGCAGGAACCGCGAGACGGTCACCCTCACCAACGCCGACTGCGCCTTCTCCTACCGCCACAGCCGTTTCAAGGCGGAGCCCGAGCGGTACGTCGTCCTGAGCGTCCGCTTCGAGCTGGAGGACGCCGACGGGCTCTCCGCGCCCCTCCGCTACGCCGAGACCGCCCGCGCCCTGGGTGTCGAGGCCGGCGACCGGGTATCGCTGACCGCCGCCCGCGACACCGTGCTGAAACTCCGCGCGGGCAAGGGCATGGTTCTCGACCCCGAGGACCACGACACCTGGTCGGCCGGCTCGTTCTTCACCAACCCGATCCTCACGGACGACGAGTTCACCGCCTTCCGCTCCCGCGTGGCCGACCGCCTCGGTGACTCCGTGGCCCCCCCCGCCTTCCCCGCGGGTGAGGGCCGGATCAAGACCTCCGCCGCCTGGCTGATCGACAAGGCGGGCTTCACCAAGGGCTACGGCGCCGGCCCCGCCCGCATCTCCACCAAGCACACCCTGGCCCTCACCAACCGCGGCGAGGCGACCACGGAGGACCTGCTCGCCCTGGCCCGCGAGGTCGTCGTCGGCGTCCGGGACGCCTTCGGCGTCACGCTGGTCAATGAACCGGTGACGGTCGGCGTCAGCCTTTAGGGGCTCAGTAGGCCACGCCCACGCCCTGTTTCACGGTCGCCGCGTCCTCGGTCAACGCCAGCATCGCGTGAGCGACGTCGGCCCGGCCGACGAAACGCCCCTTGGCCGGGAAACCGCCCACCACCGTCCGGTACCGGCCGGAGAGCGGCTTGTCCTGCAGTCGCGGCGGCCGGACGACCGTCCAGTCCGTGCCGCTGCGCGCCAGCTCCTCCTCCATGGCGCGCAGGTCGGCGTACACGTCCTTCAGCACGGCGGAGACGATGCCGCGCACCGTCCGGTCCAGGGGGCCGTCGCCCTGCGCCGGCGGCCCCACCGGGGCGGCGCTGACCACCAGCACCCGGCGCACGCCCTCCGCCCGCATCGCGCCGAGCACCGTCCGGGTCAGCCGGGTCGCGACGCCCGCGTCCTTCCGGCTGCGGGCGCCGAGCCCGGACAACACGGCGTCCCGCCCGGCCACGGCCGGACGCACCGACGCCGGGTCGCTCAGATCCGCGCGGAACACCTCCAGGCGCTCCCCGCTCACGGTCAGCCGCGCGGGGTCCCGGACGACGGCGGTGACGTGGTGCCCCGCGCCGAGCGCCTGGCGTACGACCTCCTGGCCGATGCCTCCGGTGGCACCGAAGACGGTGAGTTTCATGGCGTGCCCCATCCGACGATCCGGTGGGTGAGTACTCACTCACCCCGGTCTCTCCTATAGTGAGTAAGTACTCACCCACCGGTCAAGCCCCGACTGGAGCAGCCATGCCGCCCACCAAGCCGGCCCGGGAACGCCTCCTGGACGCCGCACACGAACTGATGCTCACCGTCGGGCTCGCCCGTACCACCACCAAGGAGATCGCCAAGGGGGCGGACTGCTCAGAGGCGGCGCTGTACAAGCACTTCGCGAGCAAGGAGGAGCTGTTCATCCGCGTCCTCTCCGAGCGGCTGCCCCGGCTGGCGCCGCTGCTGCACAGCCTGGCCGCCGAGCCGGAGCGGGGCTCGCTCGAGGAGAACCTCACGGAGATCGCCCACCGCGCGGCGCTCTTCTACGAACAGAGCTTCCCGATCGCCGCGTCGCTGTACGCCCAGACGGAACTGAAGCGACGGCACGACGAGGCGATGCGGGAACTGGGCACCGGCCCGCACCTGCCCATCGAGGGTCTGGACGCCTACCTGCGCGCCGAGCAGGCCACGGGGCGGGTACGGGAGGACGCGGACACGTTCGCGGCGGCGTCGCTGTTGCTGGGGGCCTGTGCGCAGCGGGCGTTCGCCTACGACGCGGTGGGGGAGGGCGGGAGGCCGGCGGCTGACGCCTTTGCGCGGAGGCTGGTGCGGACGGTGCTGGTGGGGATCGGCGGAGGTGGGTGACGGCACCCGGTTTTCCTGGTCACCCGGCGCGGGGGCGGGCGTCGGGAGGCGCGGCCCGGCGCGACGGGGTGCCGCTGCGCCCACCCGTGCCGCCCCAGCGGCACGACTGCCCGCAGCCGGGGCGGGAGGGCGGCGGCGCGCCCCGCGCGGGCGGTTGGCCGCGTACGACGGGAAGGGGACGTGCCGGGGTGTCCGCCCCCAGCGGTTGGCGCGCACGCGCCGCCCACCCCCGTAGCCGACCGATTCCGCGCCGTTCCGAGGACGGACACCCCCGGCGCGGCCCCGACCCACCACGCAACACACCGCGCTACGCGCACCCCCACCGAACAGCCGCAGGCCGCCGCAGGCACCCCGCCGACCTACCCCGCAAGCCACTCGTCGACCCCAGCCAGCAACTTCCCCTTCACCTCCTCCGGCGCAGCCGAACCCCGCACCGACTGCCGCGCCAGTTCCGCCAGTTCCACGTCCGTGAACCCGTGGTGATCGCGCGCGATCTCGTACTGCGCCGCCAGTCGCGCCCCGAACAGCAGCGGATCGTCCGCGCCCAGCGCCATCGGCACCCCCGCCTCGAACAGCGTCCGCAGCGGCACGTCCTCCGGCTTCTCGTACACGCCCAGCGCGACGTTCGACGCCGGACACACCTCGCACGTCACCTGCCGGTCGGCGAGCCGCTTCAGCAGCCGCGGGTCCTCCGCCGCCCGCACCCCGTGCCCGACCCGGTCCGCCTCCAGATCGTCCAGACAGTCCCGTACCGACGCCGGCCCGGTCAGCTCACCCCCGTGCGGCGCGCTCAGCAGCCCCCCGTCCCGCGCGATCGCGAACGCCCGGTCGAAGTCCCGCGCCATCCCCCGCCGCTCGTCGTTCGAGAGCCCGAACCCGACGACCCCCCGATCCGCGTACCGCACCGCCAGCCGCGCCAGCGTCCGCGCGTCCAGCGGATGCTTCATCCGGTTCGCGGCCACCAGCACCCGCATCCCGATCCCGGTGTCCCGCACGGTCGTCTCGACCGCGTCCAGGATGATCTCCAGCGCCGGGATCAGCCCAC carries:
- a CDS encoding DHA2 family efflux MFS transporter permease subunit; translation: MSQHGTQGSARRGGTAWALVITSVAGFMAALDNLVVTTALPAIREDLGGALHDLEWTVSAYTLTFAVLLMFGAALGDRFGRRRLFLVGITVFTAASAAAAMAPGIDSLIAARAVQGVGAAIMMPLTLTLLTAAVPAERRGMAYGIWGAVNGLAVASGPLVGGSLTEHISWQWIFWLNVPLGLALLPLARLRLAESHGTGAPLDLPGTLLASGGLFGVVYGLVRGPVDGWTGPVVLTSLFAGAALLVAFVLYSTRARNPMLPMRLFRSRAFAGVNAASLLMFLGMFGSIFLLSQYMQNVLGYTPTEAGLRMLPWTGMPMLVAPLAGILSDRIGGRPVVAAGLFLQAAGLGYLASVVTDDVTYAAQLPGLILSGIGMALFFAPASALVMSSVVPREQGIASGANNALREVGGALGIAVMSSIFAAQGGYGSAQSFVDGLRPAIAVGAAVVALAGVAALLIPARRGNGAAPTGHRQAQSPTAPAPLPPAEAATH
- a CDS encoding TetR/AcrR family transcriptional regulator; amino-acid sequence: MVRMSAEERRESVIRAAMSEFARGGYYGTSTEAIAKRVGVSQPYLFRLFPGKKAIFLAVVERCFQDARSVFVDASDGLHGEEALHAMANAYTQLITEQPEKLQMQLQTYVAVAAAEAAGDLEFGEMVREYWMDLFDAVHVPLGGDVGETTTFMAYGMLVNALVGMGFPPEHRIWEGFYISARAKAGQGEV
- a CDS encoding MaoC family dehydratase, whose amino-acid sequence is MTAKISYSDVEVGTELPAQSFPVDRATLVRYAGASGDFNPIHWNEKFAKEVGLPDVIAHGMFTMAEAIRVVTDWTGDPGSVVEYGVRFTKPVVVPNDDKGAVIEVSGKVAAKLDDNTVRVDLTATSAGQKVLGMSRAVVRLA
- a CDS encoding adenosine deaminase, producing the protein MERVRDLSELPKAHLHLHFTGSMRPTTLLELADKHGVRLPETLTEALGRGESPKLRATDERGWFRFQRLYDAARSCLQEPEDIQRLVREAAEEDLRDGSRWLEIQVDPTSYAPRLGGLIPALEIILDAVETTVRDTGIGMRVLVAANRMKHPLDARTLARLAVRYADRGVVGFGLSNDERRGMARDFDRAFAIARDGGLLSAPHGGELTGPASVRDCLDDLEADRVGHGVRAAEDPRLLKRLADRQVTCEVCPASNVALGVYEKPEDVPLRTLFEAGVPMALGADDPLLFGARLAAQYEIARDHHGFTDVELAELARQSVRGSAAPEEVKGKLLAGVDEWLAG
- a CDS encoding MaoC family dehydratase N-terminal domain-containing protein, which translates into the protein MALDQSFVGRTYPPTEPYEVGREKIREFAEAVGDANPAYTDAEAAKALGHPDVIAPPTFVFSVTFRAAAQVIEDPRLGLDYSRVVHGDQKFAYSRPVRAGDRLSVTSSIEAVKSMAGNDILDIRGEVHDEAGEHVVTTWIKLVARAAEGA
- a CDS encoding TetR/AcrR family transcriptional regulator, which gives rise to MPPTKPARERLLDAAHELMLTVGLARTTTKEIAKGADCSEAALYKHFASKEELFIRVLSERLPRLAPLLHSLAAEPERGSLEENLTEIAHRAALFYEQSFPIAASLYAQTELKRRHDEAMRELGTGPHLPIEGLDAYLRAEQATGRVREDADTFAAASLLLGACAQRAFAYDAVGEGGRPAADAFARRLVRTVLVGIGGGG
- a CDS encoding NAD(P)-dependent oxidoreductase, whose translation is MKLTVFGATGGIGQEVVRQALGAGHHVTAVVRDPARLTVSGERLEVFRADLSDPASVRPAVAGRDAVLSGLGARSRKDAGVATRLTRTVLGAMRAEGVRRVLVVSAAPVGPPAQGDGPLDRTVRGIVSAVLKDVYADLRAMEEELARSGTDWTVVRPPRLQDKPLSGRYRTVVGGFPAKGRFVGRADVAHAMLALTEDAATVKQGVGVAY
- a CDS encoding UDP-N-acetylmuramate dehydrogenase, coding for MQELHDAPLAPLTTFRLGGPATRLITATTDADVIAAVREADDTGTPLLLIGGGSNLVIGDKGFDGTALHIATRGLTLDGTTLTVAAGEIWTDAVARTVEAGLAGVECLAGIPGSAGATPIQNVGAYGQEVSSTITEVAAYDRRNRETVTLTNADCAFSYRHSRFKAEPERYVVLSVRFELEDADGLSAPLRYAETARALGVEAGDRVSLTAARDTVLKLRAGKGMVLDPEDHDTWSAGSFFTNPILTDDEFTAFRSRVADRLGDSVAPPAFPAGEGRIKTSAAWLIDKAGFTKGYGAGPARISTKHTLALTNRGEATTEDLLALAREVVVGVRDAFGVTLVNEPVTVGVSL
- a CDS encoding amidohydrolase family protein, whose translation is MPDSQPQPSPSPSPSGAAGPGSLLLAGARLTDGRTVDVRLHGGRIEAVGTAGSLSPARACGPGARVDLGGYLLLPAPADPHVHGDTALTGETPGPVSCDPPDVQRRATEAALLQLGHGATALRAHVRVGDVPGLGALIGVLRARRSLRGLTDLTTVAMPRVLTGAAGADGLALLRDAVKMGADAVGGCPDLDPDPTGYVEAVLEVAAEHGCPVDLHTDAADPARLARLAAMAGGLRPGVTLSPCEGLARLPSDVAARAADRLAAAGVTVVCLPQGTCGAVEGRDGTAPVRLLRAAGVRVTAGSGALRDVSNPVGRGDPLEAAYLLASRHGLRPEDAYDAVSAAARTALGLPEVRVEAGFPAELLAVRGDRLAGALSLAYSRIVVHRGRVVARTSAVREYGDSAAATDLGLPRQGRGGPGRR
- the rpmG gene encoding 50S ribosomal protein L33 encodes the protein MAATDVRPKITLACVECKERNYITKKNRRNNPDRLEMKKHCPRCNAHTAHRETR